One Peptococcus niger genomic window carries:
- the csm5 gene encoding type III-A CRISPR-associated RAMP protein Csm5 produces the protein MERMKRLGFLEVHELFLTTGGPLFVGDGRILDARHWVRSGDVLQLLDPEIFGARLLDQGLLPTWQAHQAAGGTAADFLEGHPDLGDISDLTARSLTLHEGAPVDRLRTFLRRPDGCPYVPGSTVKGALRNVLMVYFLNEMPETEREKWRNRLRQAFNAEAPTAFSGEMRALQETILHTLHLQTRQVSSTLNDLMRAISIADSDPLPPDATLATTVRRVHQDGEERKAEAYEVLPPDLRVRLTLRIDIPLMNRAGLMLTLLNEALQLAQLMQERVFWEKIHTPRRAPVDLRDLYLYLGGGAGFVNKTLLYALFDQAEARDLTNALLAQTPGYDPAFGGSVAPYTRPTVLFKGISHDMGKCRITIHY, from the coding sequence ATGGAACGGATGAAACGCTTGGGCTTTTTAGAAGTTCACGAATTATTTTTAACCACCGGAGGGCCCCTATTTGTCGGCGATGGACGAATTTTAGATGCCCGCCATTGGGTGAGGTCAGGCGATGTCTTGCAGCTCTTGGACCCGGAAATTTTTGGCGCCCGGCTCCTGGACCAGGGCCTATTGCCGACCTGGCAGGCCCACCAGGCTGCCGGCGGAACAGCGGCAGATTTTTTAGAAGGCCATCCCGACCTGGGCGATATCAGCGACCTGACGGCTCGTTCGCTTACCCTTCATGAGGGGGCGCCGGTTGACCGGCTGCGGACCTTTTTGCGCCGCCCGGACGGCTGTCCCTATGTACCGGGCAGTACGGTAAAGGGGGCCTTGCGCAACGTGCTAATGGTTTACTTCTTAAATGAAATGCCTGAAACAGAGCGGGAAAAGTGGCGTAACCGGTTGCGGCAGGCCTTTAATGCGGAAGCGCCGACGGCCTTCAGCGGTGAAATGCGGGCCCTGCAAGAGACCATCCTACACACCCTGCACCTGCAGACCCGGCAGGTATCGTCAACGCTCAATGATCTCATGCGGGCCATTTCCATTGCGGACAGCGACCCCCTGCCGCCGGATGCCACCCTGGCCACCACCGTGCGCCGGGTCCACCAGGATGGTGAGGAGCGTAAGGCAGAAGCCTATGAAGTCCTGCCGCCGGACTTAAGGGTCCGCCTGACCCTGCGGATTGATATACCGCTGATGAACCGGGCCGGCCTCATGCTGACCCTATTAAATGAAGCGCTGCAATTGGCCCAGTTGATGCAGGAACGGGTTTTCTGGGAAAAGATCCATACCCCCCGGCGGGCCCCAGTGGACCTGCGCGACCTCTACCTCTACTTGGGGGGTGGGGCCGGTTTTGTGAACAAAACCCTCTTATATGCGCTTTTTGACCAGGCGGAGGCCCGGGACTTGACCAATGCTTTACTGGCGCAGACGCCGGGCTACGACCCGGCCTTCGGCGGGTCAGTGGCCCCCTATACCCGGCCCACCGTTCTTTTTAAAGGAATTTCTCATGATATGGGAAAATGCCGCATCACCATTCACTATTAG
- the cas6 gene encoding CRISPR system precrRNA processing endoribonuclease RAMP protein Cas6 has product MERFTYALEPGISLPKGIGYKLYGALNDLAGPVLAAHWHRLQQAEIHQHLFVKEGRFYWRLALLADDEPDIALRSAREDLARRLAGLTRLPVDGTDLALQVVERVTLSRTAILHHHLSHQAPADRLTLTLRAPLAFKRAGHYDPLPQPELMAQSLINRWVPLLPELAADPARLRAHAAASLLPARMSLRTTAVPIKGSHIPGSLGDMTLLLKARPPLRRLWGLFFALGEWSGIGVKTALGMGGISVMAPGWTSLPANAMIDSSSTAPQETTDI; this is encoded by the coding sequence ATGGAGCGCTTTACCTATGCCTTGGAGCCGGGCATTTCCCTGCCGAAAGGGATTGGCTATAAGCTCTACGGCGCCTTGAATGACCTGGCCGGTCCGGTGCTGGCCGCCCACTGGCACAGGCTCCAGCAAGCGGAAATCCACCAGCACCTCTTTGTCAAGGAGGGCCGGTTTTATTGGCGCCTTGCCCTGCTGGCGGATGATGAACCGGATATTGCTCTCCGGTCTGCCCGGGAGGACTTGGCCCGGCGGCTTGCCGGCTTAACCCGGTTGCCGGTAGATGGCACGGACCTGGCCTTGCAAGTGGTAGAAAGGGTCACCCTTTCCCGGACGGCCATCCTCCACCACCATCTGAGCCATCAGGCCCCCGCTGACCGGCTGACCCTGACCCTGCGGGCCCCCCTGGCCTTTAAACGGGCCGGCCACTACGATCCGCTGCCGCAGCCGGAACTCATGGCCCAATCGCTCATCAACCGGTGGGTCCCCCTTCTGCCAGAACTGGCCGCCGATCCGGCGCGCCTGCGAGCCCATGCCGCGGCTAGCCTTTTGCCGGCGCGAATGAGCCTGCGCACCACCGCTGTGCCCATTAAAGGCAGCCACATTCCCGGCAGCTTGGGGGACATGACCCTGCTTCTAAAAGCCCGTCCGCCCTTGCGCCGCCTGTGGGGGCTCTTCTTTGCCCTGGGCGAATGGAGCGGTATTGGCGTGAAAACCGCCCTCGGCATGGGCGGCATATCCGTCATGGCGCCGGGCTGGACAAGCTTGCCCGCTAATGCTATGATAGATTCATCAAGTACTGCACCGCAGGAGACGACCGACATCTAA
- a CDS encoding xanthine phosphoribosyltransferase: protein MSYLADKILQEGLILPNNVLKIDSFLNQQIDPTVMKAIEEEFYAYFQNHGISKVLTIEASGIAPAIMVAAHFDVPMLFAKKALPSTLQKDAYYQTQVHSYTKNTTYQVVVSKQYLSPADRVLIIDDFLANGDAAMGLVNLVAQAGATVAGVGICVEKSFQPGRERLERAGLDVYASVRIAAIDSERQTISFAPGH from the coding sequence ATGTCGTATTTAGCCGATAAAATTTTGCAAGAAGGCCTTATTTTGCCGAACAATGTCTTAAAAATCGACAGTTTTTTAAACCAGCAAATCGATCCGACGGTCATGAAGGCCATTGAAGAGGAATTTTACGCCTATTTTCAGAACCACGGCATTAGCAAAGTACTGACCATAGAAGCGTCCGGCATTGCCCCGGCCATTATGGTGGCGGCGCATTTTGACGTGCCCATGCTCTTTGCCAAAAAAGCCCTGCCGTCCACCCTCCAAAAAGACGCCTATTATCAAACCCAGGTACACTCCTATACCAAGAATACGACTTATCAGGTCGTGGTTTCCAAGCAATACCTGTCCCCTGCGGACCGGGTCCTGATCATTGACGACTTTTTAGCCAACGGCGATGCGGCCATGGGCCTGGTCAATTTGGTGGCCCAAGCCGGCGCCACCGTTGCCGGGGTGGGCATTTGTGTGGAAAAAAGCTTTCAGCCGGGGCGGGAGCGGCTGGAACGCGCCGGCCTGGACGTTTACGCCAGCGTACGGATTGCAGCTATTGACAGCGAGAGGCAGACCATTAGCTTTGCTCCCGGTCATTGA
- a CDS encoding acetylornithine deacetylase, whose protein sequence is MEKERLLQAIEGRQDELLALLDQLIQFETISPPARNTLAIQTFIKAYLEEIGFEVDMWPFYEKDHLLVARKKGTDSAAYHDLILNGHVDVAPIGDASAWAHPPFQLTEVDGRLYGRGTSDMKGGIAADLFLLKLMHEEGIALKGDIIFQAAVGEESGEAGTREMLEKGYTADYAVVNDTSALELQGQGGVITGWVTVRGNKTYHDGNRRGLIHAGGGLVGFSAIEKMIPIIQGLQELERHWAVTRHYPGFAPGTNTINPAYIEGGTNPAFIADECKLWFTVHFYPNEDVRAITREIDAHLAAVAAADPWLRDCPPEITWGGRSMVEDKGEIFPSLDLDQDHPAFGQLVAAYESVRQAAPTISMSSTVNDSGWFTPFNIPAVAFGPGELEEAHSQNESADKAELLDFTKIMGAFLLDWCNTPR, encoded by the coding sequence ATGGAAAAAGAACGTTTGTTGCAAGCCATTGAAGGGCGCCAGGATGAGCTGCTGGCGCTGCTCGATCAATTGATTCAATTTGAAACCATCAGCCCGCCAGCCCGCAATACCCTTGCCATTCAGACCTTTATCAAAGCTTACTTGGAAGAGATTGGCTTTGAGGTTGACATGTGGCCCTTTTACGAGAAAGACCACCTGCTGGTGGCCCGTAAAAAAGGCACGGATTCAGCCGCCTACCACGACCTGATCCTCAACGGCCACGTAGACGTGGCCCCCATCGGCGATGCAAGCGCCTGGGCCCATCCGCCCTTTCAGCTGACAGAGGTCGACGGTCGCCTGTACGGGCGAGGAACCTCAGATATGAAAGGCGGGATTGCCGCAGACCTTTTCCTGCTGAAGCTGATGCACGAAGAAGGGATCGCCTTAAAAGGGGATATCATCTTCCAAGCGGCAGTGGGCGAAGAATCCGGTGAAGCCGGTACCCGGGAAATGTTGGAAAAAGGCTATACGGCAGATTATGCCGTGGTCAACGACACCTCGGCCTTAGAACTGCAGGGACAAGGCGGGGTCATCACCGGCTGGGTGACCGTGCGCGGCAATAAAACCTATCATGACGGCAACCGGCGAGGCTTGATTCACGCCGGCGGCGGCCTTGTCGGCTTCAGCGCCATTGAAAAAATGATTCCGATCATTCAAGGCTTGCAAGAATTGGAACGGCACTGGGCGGTGACCCGGCATTATCCCGGTTTTGCACCGGGCACCAACACCATTAACCCGGCTTATATTGAAGGCGGCACCAACCCGGCCTTTATTGCCGATGAATGCAAGCTGTGGTTCACCGTACATTTTTATCCGAATGAAGATGTACGCGCCATTACCCGGGAAATTGATGCCCACCTGGCCGCTGTTGCTGCAGCCGACCCCTGGCTGCGGGACTGCCCTCCGGAAATCACCTGGGGCGGTCGGTCCATGGTGGAAGATAAGGGGGAAATTTTTCCCTCTCTGGATCTGGACCAGGATCACCCGGCCTTCGGGCAACTGGTCGCCGCCTATGAAAGCGTGCGTCAGGCAGCACCGACCATCTCCATGTCCTCTACGGTCAACGACTCCGGCTGGTTTACGCCCTTTAACATTCCGGCCGTCGCCTTTGGCCCGGGCGAACTGGAAGAGGCCCATTCGCAAAATGAATCCGCCGACAAAGCGGAACTCCTTGACTTTACCAAGATTATGGGCGCCTTTTTGCTGGACTGGTGCAACACGCCCCGCTAG
- a CDS encoding putative DNA modification/repair radical SAM protein: MDLNEKLQILTDAAKYDVSCSSSGSTRKNNRSGLGNGAISGICHSWSEDGRCISLLKILLTNHCIYNCEYCINRRSNDIKRASFTPREVADLTLNFYKRNYIEGLFLSSGVIRNPDYTMALLIETARILRTEMNFNGYIHMKAIPGAAKELVDRIGLLVDRLSINIELPTEQSLALLAPQKNFQAILDPMAEVKEGLLANREDRKKFRSAPKFVPAGQTTQMIIGASRETDRDILYRSQSLYKDFSLKRVYYSAFVPVVASQYTQGIDRAPLAREHRIYQADWLLRFYGFKAEDLLDDKNKNLDLSIDPKANWALHHLDQFPIEINTAPYADLLKIPGIGKVSAHKIIKARKFRRLSFEDLKAMRISTKKAGYFITVGGKYRGGHFSPDQLRTILSDGWGAHPPEQLSLWGPL; encoded by the coding sequence ATGGATTTAAATGAAAAACTTCAGATATTGACGGATGCGGCCAAGTACGATGTCTCCTGTTCATCGAGCGGGTCGACCAGGAAGAACAATAGGTCCGGGCTGGGCAATGGCGCCATCAGTGGCATTTGCCATTCCTGGAGCGAGGATGGCCGCTGTATCTCCCTTTTGAAAATCCTGCTGACCAACCACTGCATCTATAATTGTGAGTACTGTATCAATCGAAGAAGCAATGACATCAAGCGGGCAAGCTTCACCCCTAGGGAGGTTGCGGACCTGACCCTTAATTTTTATAAGAGGAATTACATTGAAGGCCTCTTTTTATCCTCAGGCGTCATCAGAAATCCTGATTACACCATGGCCCTCTTAATAGAAACGGCCAGGATCCTTAGGACGGAAATGAACTTTAACGGCTATATCCATATGAAGGCCATCCCCGGGGCGGCTAAAGAACTGGTCGACCGGATAGGTCTCCTGGTAGACCGGTTAAGCATCAATATTGAGCTGCCCACAGAGCAGTCCCTGGCCCTGCTGGCTCCGCAAAAGAACTTTCAGGCCATACTGGATCCGATGGCAGAGGTCAAAGAAGGGCTTTTGGCCAACCGGGAAGACCGGAAAAAATTCCGGTCGGCGCCCAAGTTTGTCCCTGCCGGTCAGACCACCCAAATGATTATCGGGGCCTCCCGGGAAACGGACAGGGATATCCTCTATAGGTCCCAGAGCCTTTATAAGGATTTCAGCTTAAAGCGGGTTTATTACTCCGCCTTTGTTCCGGTGGTCGCCAGCCAGTACACCCAGGGCATTGACCGGGCGCCCTTGGCCAGGGAGCACCGGATTTACCAGGCAGACTGGCTTTTAAGATTTTATGGCTTTAAGGCAGAAGACTTGTTGGACGATAAAAATAAAAACCTGGACCTGTCCATAGACCCCAAGGCAAACTGGGCCCTTCATCATCTTGACCAATTCCCCATCGAAATCAACACGGCTCCCTATGCAGACCTGCTGAAAATCCCCGGCATTGGTAAAGTCTCTGCCCATAAGATTATCAAGGCAAGGAAATTTAGACGGCTCAGCTTTGAGGACTTGAAGGCCATGCGGATCTCTACCAAAAAAGCCGGCTACTTTATAACGGTAGGGGGCAAGTATAGGGGCGGTCATTTTTCTCCAGACCAGCTGAGGACCATCTTATCCGATGGCTGGGGCGCTCATCCGCCGGAACAGTTAAGCCTGTGGGGCCCGTTATGA
- a CDS encoding TIGR03915 family putative DNA repair protein codes for MMVGYDGSFEGLLTVVFDHYKDLEDIHISPPSEQAGLFDREAVATDWDKAQRVAQGVCQSFSKRLLEDLYKVYRSKNPEKEETVAHIIKGLYQYGPDYLYSAEKYPLLFRQILKNFSSENHAYKGLLRFRQIQDGFLYGEMAPENDILEYLTRHFMKRMPKEKFIIYDKKREKASICLYGELEIVRVVEMRPEDTDEEKVFKSAWRTFYQAIGIDERKNERLMAAHMPKKYWRYLPEKNPHV; via the coding sequence ATGATGGTAGGATATGACGGGTCTTTTGAAGGCCTGCTAACGGTTGTCTTCGACCATTATAAAGACCTGGAAGATATTCACATTTCTCCCCCGTCGGAACAAGCGGGGCTCTTTGACCGGGAAGCGGTTGCAACAGACTGGGACAAGGCCCAAAGGGTGGCCCAGGGCGTCTGCCAAAGCTTTTCCAAGCGTCTGCTGGAGGACTTGTACAAGGTCTACCGGTCTAAAAATCCTGAAAAAGAAGAGACGGTGGCCCATATCATTAAGGGCCTCTACCAGTACGGCCCGGATTACCTCTATTCTGCTGAAAAATACCCCCTGTTATTTAGGCAAATCTTAAAGAATTTTTCTTCAGAGAACCATGCCTACAAGGGCTTGCTCAGGTTTAGACAAATTCAGGATGGCTTTTTGTATGGGGAGATGGCGCCTGAAAATGATATTTTGGAATATTTGACCCGGCACTTTATGAAGCGGATGCCCAAGGAAAAATTCATCATTTACGATAAAAAGCGGGAAAAGGCCTCCATCTGCCTTTATGGGGAGTTGGAAATCGTCCGGGTGGTTGAAATGAGGCCGGAAGACACAGATGAGGAGAAAGTCTTTAAGTCGGCCTGGCGGACCTTTTATCAGGCCATAGGCATTGATGAAAGAAAAAATGAAAGACTGATGGCTGCTCATATGCCTAAAAAATACTGGCGCTACCTCCCTGAAAAAAATCCACATGTATAA
- a CDS encoding IMPACT family protein codes for MDPYDNRAPESYRSIAEPGDVSIEIERSRFIGAARRVTSEEEAQAFIASVRAEHPTATHVVWAYIIGPAGLSMRASDDGEPQGTAGIPSLEVLKKEGLTDVVLATVRYFGGVKLGAGGLIRAYTRAAAEAVRAGMPTDMVRQTAVTLTLPYAYEGPVSYQLNERHWPAEKRFDAAVHYDLHVPDRLQAAFTGWLQGLTRGEARFDWGALAYAPLPADLDLSFLQSS; via the coding sequence ATGGATCCCTATGACAACCGGGCGCCGGAAAGCTACCGCAGCATTGCGGAACCCGGTGATGTGTCAATTGAGATTGAGCGGTCGCGCTTTATCGGGGCCGCTCGCCGGGTGACATCGGAAGAGGAGGCGCAGGCCTTCATCGCTTCTGTGCGGGCGGAACACCCCACGGCGACCCACGTGGTTTGGGCCTATATCATCGGTCCCGCCGGCCTTTCAATGCGGGCCTCTGACGATGGTGAGCCCCAAGGCACTGCCGGCATTCCCAGTCTGGAAGTCTTGAAAAAAGAGGGGCTGACCGATGTGGTCCTTGCCACCGTCCGGTATTTTGGCGGCGTTAAACTGGGCGCCGGCGGTCTGATCCGCGCCTATACCCGCGCCGCTGCTGAAGCGGTACGGGCCGGCATGCCGACGGACATGGTGCGCCAAACAGCGGTTACCCTGACCCTGCCCTATGCCTATGAAGGACCGGTCAGCTACCAGCTGAACGAACGGCATTGGCCGGCGGAGAAACGCTTTGACGCCGCCGTACATTATGACTTGCATGTGCCGGACCGGCTGCAAGCGGCTTTTACCGGCTGGCTGCAGGGGTTGACCCGGGGCGAGGCCCGTTTTGATTGGGGGGCGCTTGCTTACGCACCGCTGCCGGCAGACCTGGACCTTTCCTTCTTACAATCCTCATAA
- a CDS encoding acetyl-CoA hydrolase/transferase family protein, with product MTYQEEYQSKLKTAEEAVKVVKSGDWVEYGAFAGQAYALDAALAGRAEELEDVKIRGCCTTMPPQVIAVDPDGKHFNYSSFHFSGLERKLGQKAQAFFVPMLFHEYPRYYRQELNHGEVKSNVVFIPVAAMDDSGYFNFGPEASHFHAMVEAADTVIVEVNASMPVCYGGYGENVHISDVDIIVENDRPLDEVPPANFGEIDKKVAEFVMGELFDGACIQLGIGGMPNAIGKMISESDLKDLGIHSEMFTDSMVDMVLSGRVTGKRKNINPGKHVYTFAMGTKRCYDFLDKNTSCAIFPVDYTNDPFVVGSIDNFIAINNCLEMDLYGQASSEAAGIKQISGTGGQADFMLGAYRSKGGKAIMALSSTVKMKDGTVKSRIRPTFDPYTIVTTPRSMMNYVATEYGIVNLKARSTWQRAEALISIAHPDFREELIQEAEKMNIWRKSNKR from the coding sequence ATGACCTATCAAGAAGAGTACCAAAGCAAGCTTAAAACCGCCGAAGAAGCCGTTAAAGTTGTTAAAAGCGGCGACTGGGTTGAATACGGCGCATTCGCCGGGCAGGCCTATGCCCTGGACGCCGCCCTGGCCGGTCGGGCTGAAGAATTGGAAGACGTTAAAATCCGCGGTTGCTGCACCACCATGCCGCCGCAAGTCATCGCCGTTGACCCGGATGGCAAGCACTTTAATTATTCCAGCTTCCATTTCAGCGGCCTGGAACGGAAACTGGGGCAAAAAGCCCAGGCCTTTTTCGTTCCCATGCTCTTCCACGAATACCCGCGTTACTATCGCCAGGAATTAAACCACGGCGAGGTCAAAAGTAACGTCGTCTTTATTCCTGTGGCCGCCATGGATGACAGTGGCTATTTCAACTTCGGTCCGGAAGCCTCCCATTTCCACGCCATGGTGGAAGCCGCCGATACGGTCATCGTTGAGGTGAACGCCTCCATGCCCGTGTGCTACGGCGGTTACGGTGAAAACGTTCACATTTCCGACGTGGACATCATCGTTGAGAACGACCGCCCCTTAGATGAAGTGCCGCCGGCTAATTTTGGCGAAATTGATAAAAAGGTCGCCGAATTCGTTATGGGCGAACTCTTTGACGGCGCCTGCATCCAGCTCGGCATCGGCGGGATGCCCAATGCCATCGGTAAAATGATTTCTGAATCAGACCTCAAAGACCTGGGCATTCACAGCGAAATGTTCACCGACTCCATGGTGGACATGGTGCTCTCCGGCCGGGTCACCGGCAAGCGCAAAAATATCAACCCGGGCAAGCACGTCTACACCTTTGCCATGGGCACCAAGCGCTGCTATGACTTCTTAGACAAGAACACCTCCTGCGCCATTTTCCCGGTGGACTACACCAACGACCCCTTTGTCGTCGGCTCCATTGATAACTTTATTGCCATCAACAACTGCCTGGAAATGGACTTATACGGACAAGCCTCCTCAGAAGCTGCCGGCATCAAACAGATTTCCGGCACCGGCGGTCAAGCCGACTTTATGCTTGGCGCTTACCGGTCCAAAGGCGGGAAAGCCATCATGGCCCTGTCCTCCACCGTCAAAATGAAAGACGGCACGGTGAAGAGCCGCATCCGCCCGACCTTTGACCCCTACACCATCGTCACCACCCCCCGGTCCATGATGAACTACGTGGCCACAGAATACGGCATCGTTAACCTGAAAGCCCGCAGCACCTGGCAGCGGGCCGAAGCCTTGATCTCCATCGCCCATCCGGATTTCCGCGAAGAGCTGATCCAAGAAGCCGAAAAGATGAACATTTGGCGCAAGAGCAACAAACGCTAA
- a CDS encoding demethoxyubiquinone hydroxylase family protein, protein MSVSNEEMKVLLKSQQGELSAVLMYKALADAVKDPKDREIFLQLAAEEGHHAAVFKKLTGQTLEPKKTLSVVLPLLYKGLGRKRLYPIIAKGEYKAVNTYAPVAERFASVESVKNDEKRHGDMVMALL, encoded by the coding sequence ATGTCCGTTAGCAATGAAGAAATGAAGGTTCTCTTAAAATCCCAGCAAGGTGAACTCAGCGCCGTGCTCATGTATAAAGCCTTGGCAGATGCCGTAAAAGATCCGAAAGACAGAGAGATCTTTTTACAATTGGCCGCCGAAGAAGGCCACCACGCCGCCGTCTTTAAAAAGCTCACCGGCCAGACCCTGGAGCCCAAAAAGACCCTCTCCGTCGTGCTGCCGCTCTTGTACAAAGGCCTGGGTAGAAAACGACTGTACCCGATCATCGCCAAAGGGGAATATAAGGCCGTCAACACCTATGCCCCGGTTGCCGAACGCTTCGCCAGTGTTGAAAGTGTCAAAAACGACGAAAAACGCCACGGCGACATGGTCATGGCCCTCTTGTAA
- a CDS encoding class B sortase gives MIIRLIQLILLLMIAVSAYQIYTYVSDVRQFAEQKSEVDQQHQKAMTADSSIALHQVDSPYVIGWISIPGTDISYPLVQGEDNAFFLDHDYKGAAHPFGAVFLDAGNQKDFSDQNTVIYGHNVAAGYVFHDLENYLQSGFINDKNDKIDIETGQDKRVYRIVAAYIASPYEDYRAPAYTGAAWEAFRARVAGKNQLTGPDRQLPDKPVPLVTLSTCDNHDNRIAIHAVLI, from the coding sequence ATGATTATCAGGCTGATTCAGCTCATCTTGTTGCTGATGATTGCCGTTTCAGCCTACCAGATTTATACCTATGTATCCGATGTCCGGCAATTTGCCGAGCAGAAAAGTGAAGTAGACCAGCAGCATCAGAAAGCTATGACCGCGGACAGCAGTATCGCCTTGCACCAAGTGGATAGCCCCTACGTCATCGGCTGGATATCCATCCCCGGAACGGACATCAGTTATCCGCTGGTGCAAGGTGAGGACAACGCCTTTTTTCTGGACCACGATTACAAGGGAGCGGCGCACCCCTTTGGTGCCGTCTTTTTGGACGCCGGCAACCAGAAGGATTTTTCCGATCAAAATACCGTCATTTACGGGCACAATGTCGCAGCCGGTTATGTTTTTCACGATCTGGAAAACTACCTGCAATCAGGATTTATCAACGACAAAAACGATAAAATTGACATTGAAACAGGGCAAGACAAGCGCGTTTACCGGATTGTCGCCGCCTATATCGCCTCACCCTATGAAGATTACCGGGCTCCGGCTTATACCGGGGCCGCCTGGGAGGCCTTCAGAGCGCGCGTTGCCGGTAAAAATCAGCTGACCGGCCCCGACCGCCAGCTTCCGGATAAACCGGTGCCGCTGGTCACCTTATCCACCTGCGATAACCACGACAACCGGATTGCCATACATGCCGTTTTAATCTAG
- a CDS encoding SDR family NAD(P)-dependent oxidoreductase, translating to MLKDKICVVTGGTRGIGHAIVAEFLAQGATVVLFGSREETVAKALADFKDKGDQVEGAWPNLMDGDALQQEMNRIVDRYGRIDVLVNNAGMADDMSVYDYSPEKFDKIMDLNVKAVFNAILAVIPHMKKQGGGAIISTSSMVSRFGQTRGVGYPTSKFAVNGLTISLARELGPDRIRVNAVAPGITNTDMMRNVPDEMIEPLIQNIPLRRIGEPEDIAKACAFLAGDDASYISGEVLHVDGAMLV from the coding sequence ATGTTAAAAGATAAGATTTGTGTTGTCACCGGGGGAACGCGCGGCATTGGCCACGCCATCGTTGCCGAATTTTTGGCCCAAGGGGCTACAGTGGTTTTGTTCGGTTCGCGTGAAGAAACCGTTGCCAAAGCCCTGGCGGATTTTAAGGACAAGGGCGACCAGGTAGAAGGGGCCTGGCCGAATTTAATGGACGGCGATGCCCTTCAGCAAGAAATGAATCGGATTGTTGACCGCTATGGCCGCATTGACGTCCTGGTCAATAACGCCGGTATGGCAGATGATATGTCCGTTTACGATTACAGCCCGGAAAAATTCGATAAAATCATGGACCTGAACGTCAAAGCCGTTTTCAACGCCATCTTAGCCGTTATTCCACATATGAAAAAACAAGGCGGCGGCGCCATTATCTCCACCAGCTCTATGGTTAGCCGCTTCGGACAAACCCGTGGCGTCGGCTATCCGACCAGTAAATTTGCCGTCAACGGATTGACCATCTCCTTAGCCCGCGAATTGGGGCCGGATCGGATCCGCGTCAATGCCGTCGCTCCGGGGATTACCAATACCGATATGATGCGAAACGTTCCGGATGAAATGATCGAACCGCTCATTCAAAACATCCCCTTGCGCCGGATTGGCGAGCCGGAAGACATCGCCAAAGCCTGCGCCTTCCTCGCCGGTGACGATGCCAGCTATATCTCCGGCGAAGTCCTCCACGTGGACGGTGCCATGCTCGTATAA
- a CDS encoding toll/interleukin-1 receptor domain-containing protein, producing MHKKDLQEIAAHIKACDLSRPYYYICYSTQEGTEVYAAVRHLQEAGANLWIDTEANLMQGDGYNSSIFAALRAKNCCGLIFFMSQAAMTSAQCAKEMAYLKSEPFLADHDAQFPVLIVEMEEIPEHDDEVWVEGLLYQKYQADELSPAESERIQKYRDKYNAKIGRMTTKFDVAESILPFLLAHEQGRIAYDAANRADELKRLMTY from the coding sequence ATGCATAAAAAAGACTTACAAGAGATAGCGGCGCATATTAAGGCCTGTGACTTGAGCCGACCGTATTATTATATTTGCTATTCCACTCAGGAAGGCACTGAGGTCTATGCTGCGGTCCGTCATTTGCAGGAAGCCGGGGCCAATCTCTGGATTGATACGGAAGCGAATTTGATGCAGGGGGATGGGTATAATTCGTCGATTTTTGCAGCTTTGCGGGCGAAAAATTGCTGTGGCTTGATCTTCTTTATGAGCCAGGCGGCGATGACGAGTGCCCAGTGCGCTAAAGAGATGGCTTATTTAAAGAGCGAGCCTTTTCTGGCTGACCATGATGCCCAATTTCCAGTCCTCATTGTTGAAATGGAAGAAATTCCGGAACATGATGATGAGGTTTGGGTGGAGGGCCTGCTCTACCAAAAATATCAGGCGGACGAGCTGTCACCGGCTGAAAGCGAACGGATTCAGAAGTATCGGGATAAGTACAACGCTAAAATTGGCCGGATGACGACGAAGTTTGATGTGGCGGAAAGCATTTTACCCTTTCTTTTGGCGCACGAGCAGGGGCGGATCGCCTATGATGCGGCCAATCGTGCCGATGAATTGAAGCGCTTGATGACCTATTAA